The Nitrospirota bacterium genome window below encodes:
- the mutL gene encoding DNA mismatch repair endonuclease MutL: MPEIRVLPEELQNRIAAGEVIERPASVVKELIENSIDAGATEVVVDILNGGRRLIRISDNGRGMEREDALICFYPHATSKISTEEDLFDIRTLGFRGEALSSIASVSRLKILTAPSGSTLGVSQEIHGGELKEVKDVAHSGTTIEVNDLFFNTPARKKFLKSQRTEVYHIVETVTVAGLSHPDVAFFLTIDRAETLMLPVASGIRERVLQIYGEEFLRGLREVKESNSRALISVEGNFRSSRANQYIFVNHRPIRDAALRHAVYSAYDTFLPRDRHPIFFLYLDIVPSEVDFNVHPAKREVRFSDREAVYRTVYNVVREALTGSGEEDADYGVETDDAPDGLQPATRNPQPVTSVSQPATPVLQPAIRNPQPATPDAPLVAESLIKYGNNFRYIYLGDVFVAYTDGRGITLLDHHAAHERILYERLRKGIGLDVTYMLFPKQVRLPAREYKVLLHRLDEIKEMGIEAEDFGHNTLMVRAVPQFLFDADMAGILSDVAFCLIESTASSPIEDIRDRIAKRIACHSSVRGAVMLSHDEIARLLDDLSEAEDPEHCPHGRPTRIHMSLEDLKRMFKRTG; this comes from the coding sequence ATGCCTGAGATAAGGGTACTTCCGGAGGAATTACAGAACCGTATAGCAGCAGGGGAGGTTATTGAGAGACCCGCCTCAGTGGTAAAGGAGTTGATCGAGAACTCCATTGATGCAGGAGCCACGGAGGTCGTGGTTGACATACTCAATGGCGGCAGGCGTCTTATCCGTATCTCCGACAACGGCAGGGGTATGGAGCGGGAGGATGCCCTAATCTGTTTTTATCCCCATGCCACAAGCAAGATAAGCACAGAGGAAGACCTGTTTGATATCAGGACCCTCGGTTTCCGGGGTGAGGCCCTCTCATCCATTGCCTCTGTCTCAAGGCTGAAGATATTGACCGCCCCTTCGGGCTCAACCCTCGGGGTCTCTCAGGAGATTCACGGAGGGGAACTGAAAGAGGTCAAAGATGTTGCCCACAGCGGTACAACCATTGAGGTCAATGACCTCTTTTTTAACACGCCGGCAAGGAAGAAGTTCCTCAAGAGCCAGAGAACAGAGGTATACCATATCGTGGAGACAGTTACCGTGGCGGGACTGTCACACCCTGATGTGGCATTCTTCCTTACGATAGACAGGGCGGAGACCCTCATGCTTCCTGTGGCCAGCGGTATAAGAGAGAGGGTGCTCCAGATATATGGTGAGGAGTTTTTGAGGGGGCTCAGGGAGGTAAAGGAAAGTAACTCCAGAGCCCTGATATCAGTGGAGGGAAACTTCCGTTCATCAAGGGCCAACCAGTATATCTTTGTGAACCACAGACCAATCAGGGATGCCGCTTTAAGGCATGCCGTCTACAGTGCCTATGATACGTTTCTTCCCAGGGACAGGCACCCAATCTTCTTTCTCTACCTTGACATAGTGCCCTCTGAGGTGGATTTTAATGTCCATCCTGCAAAGAGGGAGGTCCGTTTCAGTGACAGGGAGGCAGTGTACAGGACGGTTTACAATGTTGTCAGGGAAGCTTTGACAGGTTCCGGTGAGGAGGATGCAGATTACGGGGTTGAGACCGACGATGCACCTGATGGTTTGCAACCCGCAACCCGCAACCCGCAACCCGTAACTTCCGTGTCGCAACCCGCAACTCCAGTGCTGCAACCCGCAATCCGCAACCCGCAACCCGCAACTCCTGATGCCCCCCTTGTTGCTGAATCACTGATAAAATACGGTAATAATTTCCGTTATATCTATTTGGGTGATGTATTTGTAGCCTATACCGATGGCCGGGGTATAACGCTCCTTGACCACCACGCCGCCCATGAGAGGATACTTTATGAGCGGCTGCGCAAGGGTATTGGCCTTGATGTGACATACATGCTATTCCCAAAGCAGGTGAGGCTGCCGGCAAGGGAATACAAGGTGCTCCTCCACCGTCTTGACGAGATAAAAGAGATGGGGATAGAGGCGGAGGACTTCGGGCATAATACGCTTATGGTAAGGGCAGTCCCCCAATTTCTGTTTGATGCTGATATGGCAGGAATCCTGTCTGACGTTGCTTTCTGCCTGATTGAATCCACTGCCAGCTCCCCGATTGAGGATATAAGGGACAGGATTGCAAAGCGGATTGCATGCCACAGCTCTGTCAGGGGTGCTGTTATGTTGAGCCACGATGAGATTGCCCGGCTCCTTGATGACCTTTCCGAGGCAGAGGACCCTGAGCACTGCCCCCATGGGAGGCCGACAAGGATTCACATGAGCCTTGAGGACTTAAAGAGAATGTTTAAGAGGACAGGTTAA
- the lysS gene encoding lysine--tRNA ligase, with the protein MEEVNELIEQRIRKLNELKEMGIDPYGQPYDVTHQAGELQNQHGETPKEDLEKTPVETSVAGRIIAWRNFGKAAFSHIQDETGRIQLYFRKDILGERYKIVKKLDIGDIIGISGRLFRTKTNELTILVDGFTLLTKSLRPLPEKWHGLKDIELRYRQRYVDLIVNPQVRETFARRSAIIKFIRDFLEKEGFIEVETPMMHQIPGGAVAKPFRTHHNALGIDLYLRIAPELYLKRLLVGGYERVYELNKNFRNEGMSTKHNPEFSMLEFYIAYKDYNFLMDFTEKLFTELLMEIHGTLRIPYGELTLDFTPPWPRLPMYEAMMKHGVPEEALTDYEKARDWAKAEGIDVKDVHTLGKLLDEIFKEKVEPHLIQPTFITDYPLELSPLARRKKDSPELVERFELFIASREIANAFTELNDPMDQRDRFLRQVEAKEKGDEEAHWMDDDFIRALEYGMPPAAGEGIGIDRLVMLMTNSHSIRDVILFPQMKPEK; encoded by the coding sequence TTGGAAGAGGTAAATGAACTGATAGAGCAGCGCATAAGGAAACTGAATGAACTCAAAGAGATGGGGATAGATCCATATGGGCAGCCCTACGATGTCACCCATCAGGCCGGAGAACTCCAGAACCAGCATGGAGAGACCCCAAAGGAAGACCTCGAAAAAACCCCCGTGGAGACCTCAGTGGCTGGAAGGATTATTGCCTGGAGGAACTTTGGCAAGGCAGCCTTCTCCCACATACAGGATGAGACAGGGCGCATACAGCTCTATTTCCGTAAAGACATCCTTGGAGAGAGATACAAGATCGTAAAAAAACTCGATATCGGTGACATCATAGGAATAAGTGGCAGGCTCTTCAGGACAAAGACAAACGAGCTCACCATCCTGGTTGATGGCTTTACCCTGCTGACAAAATCCCTCAGACCCCTGCCCGAAAAATGGCATGGTCTGAAGGATATAGAGTTGAGATACCGTCAAAGATACGTTGACCTTATTGTAAATCCACAGGTAAGGGAGACATTCGCACGAAGAAGCGCCATCATCAAGTTTATCCGGGACTTTCTTGAAAAAGAGGGTTTTATCGAGGTGGAGACCCCCATGATGCACCAGATACCCGGGGGTGCAGTTGCAAAACCATTCAGAACACACCACAATGCCCTTGGCATAGACCTCTACTTGAGAATTGCACCTGAGCTCTACCTCAAAAGACTCCTTGTCGGGGGGTATGAGCGGGTGTACGAGTTGAATAAAAACTTCCGCAATGAGGGCATGTCCACAAAACACAACCCTGAATTCAGCATGCTTGAGTTCTATATCGCATATAAAGACTACAACTTCCTGATGGATTTCACGGAAAAACTCTTCACCGAACTGTTGATGGAAATACACGGCACCCTCAGGATCCCCTACGGTGAGTTAACACTCGACTTTACCCCTCCGTGGCCGAGGCTCCCCATGTACGAGGCCATGATGAAACATGGTGTGCCTGAGGAAGCACTCACTGATTATGAAAAGGCCAGGGACTGGGCAAAGGCTGAAGGAATAGATGTTAAGGATGTCCATACACTTGGAAAGCTCCTTGACGAGATATTCAAGGAGAAGGTAGAGCCGCACCTGATCCAGCCAACGTTTATTACCGACTATCCCCTTGAACTCTCCCCGCTTGCCAGGAGAAAAAAGGATTCGCCGGAACTCGTGGAAAGGTTTGAGCTCTTCATAGCCTCAAGAGAGATCGCCAATGCCTTTACAGAGCTGAATGACCCCATGGACCAGCGCGACAGATTCCTCCGCCAGGTGGAGGCAAAGGAAAAGGGGGACGAAGAGGCCCACTGGATGGACGACGACTTCATCAGGGCACTCGAGTATGGTATGCCTCCGGCTGCAGGTGAGGGCATCGGAATTGACAGACTTGTTATGCTTATGACCAACTCGCACTCCATACGCGACGTTATCCTGTTCCCTCAGATGAAGCCTGAGAAATAA
- the lexA gene encoding transcriptional repressor LexA, which translates to MNLTPQQKKVLDYIKEHILNIGYPPTVREVAGKFGYRSPLSAKLHIDALVKKGFLKKTPSRSRGLEVVGLSPYKAVQIPVAGRIRAGTPIFATENIEEYISVDRRMFRTDEGFGLRVVGESMKGAGILEGDIVIVNPEVEARRGDIVVALIGDDATVKRFYPEGKKIRLQPENPEMTPIIVAAEEVRIIGKVTGLIRRFS; encoded by the coding sequence ATGAACTTAACCCCACAGCAAAAAAAGGTACTCGACTACATAAAGGAGCATATCCTCAATATAGGATACCCTCCCACTGTAAGGGAGGTGGCAGGGAAGTTTGGGTACAGGAGTCCCCTTTCAGCAAAACTCCACATCGATGCATTGGTGAAAAAGGGATTTTTAAAAAAGACTCCCTCCAGGTCCAGGGGGCTTGAGGTGGTGGGACTCAGCCCTTACAAGGCAGTGCAAATTCCTGTAGCAGGAAGAATCCGGGCTGGTACGCCGATATTCGCCACTGAGAATATAGAGGAATACATATCAGTGGACAGACGGATGTTCAGGACTGACGAGGGTTTTGGCCTCAGGGTGGTGGGTGAAAGCATGAAGGGGGCAGGTATCCTTGAAGGAGACATCGTCATTGTAAACCCGGAGGTTGAAGCAAGGAGGGGGGATATTGTTGTTGCCCTCATCGGGGATGATGCCACGGTAAAGAGATTTTATCCTGAGGGTAAAAAAATAAGGCTCCAGCCTGAAAATCCTGAAATGACCCCTATTATAGTCGCCGCAGAGGAAGTAAGGATTATAGGGAAGGTCACCGGACTCATAAGGAGGTTTTCATGA
- a CDS encoding ABC-F family ATP-binding cassette domain-containing protein: MIQVNGLDKSYGQQVVFDNVSFTINPSERVGFVGRNGHGKTTLLRMILEQEHPDSGTINIPAGYSIGHLSQHIRFEEDTVLKEACLSLPDQEDGIDETYKAETVLAGLGFLSDDLELHPMALSGGYQVRLNLAKVLVSDPNILLLDEPTNYLDIVSMRWLARFLRGWQKELIIITHDRNFMDSVTTHTMAIHRCRIRKVSGSTEKLYQQLLLEEEVYEKTRTNDEKKRKETEQFINRFRAKATKARAVQSRVKALQKKEQLEELSEIKKLAFTFNSAPFTGRQLMEVEDLSFGFEPDGPLLIEGLSFYVGKKDRIAIIGKNGKGKTTLLNLLAGELSPVGGAIHCPRDLKLAYFGQTNINRLNLRKTVEEEIMDVHPEHHRGAARSICGAMMFPGDQALKKLGVLSGGEKSRVLLGKLLVTPANMLLLDEPTNHLDMESTDSLLEAIDEFRGAVVIVTHSEMILHALATRLIVFDDGKVTIFEGTYKEFLDRVGWKNEDPSPRPATSETGRARQSGNRKHLRRIRAGLINERSRTLGALQRKINEIEGEIVRLEEKTEQDNSDLINASVAGDAETIRRLSKALHDSKSEIESLFSALESLHSDLDSRTREFEEKLNTVEI; this comes from the coding sequence ATGATCCAGGTTAACGGCTTGGATAAATCGTACGGACAGCAGGTTGTCTTTGACAATGTCTCTTTTACGATCAATCCCAGTGAGCGTGTGGGATTTGTCGGAAGAAACGGCCATGGCAAGACCACGCTTCTGAGGATGATACTTGAGCAGGAGCATCCTGATTCGGGAACCATCAATATTCCCGCCGGTTACAGCATAGGCCATCTCTCCCAGCACATCCGTTTTGAAGAAGATACGGTGCTGAAAGAGGCATGCCTGAGCCTCCCTGACCAGGAGGACGGTATTGACGAGACTTACAAGGCTGAAACCGTGCTTGCGGGTCTCGGGTTTCTCAGTGATGATCTGGAACTCCATCCAATGGCTCTGTCCGGAGGATACCAGGTGCGGCTTAACCTTGCAAAGGTCCTGGTCTCTGATCCGAACATCCTCCTCCTTGATGAGCCAACGAATTACCTTGATATTGTCTCCATGCGCTGGCTTGCCCGGTTTCTGAGGGGCTGGCAAAAAGAGCTTATCATAATCACCCATGACCGCAACTTCATGGACAGCGTTACCACGCATACCATGGCCATACACCGCTGCAGGATCCGAAAGGTTTCCGGTTCCACTGAAAAATTATATCAGCAGTTACTGCTGGAAGAAGAGGTTTACGAAAAGACGAGGACAAACGACGAGAAAAAGCGTAAGGAGACCGAGCAGTTCATAAACCGCTTCAGGGCAAAGGCAACCAAGGCCAGGGCTGTTCAGTCAAGGGTAAAGGCCCTTCAGAAAAAAGAACAGCTTGAAGAGCTGTCCGAGATAAAAAAACTTGCCTTCACATTTAATTCAGCGCCTTTTACAGGCAGGCAACTGATGGAGGTAGAAGACCTCTCTTTCGGATTTGAGCCTGACGGGCCGCTGCTGATAGAGGGTTTAAGCTTTTATGTCGGGAAAAAGGATCGCATAGCCATTATAGGTAAAAACGGCAAGGGCAAGACAACGCTTCTCAATCTGCTTGCCGGGGAATTGTCACCTGTGGGCGGAGCTATTCACTGTCCCCGTGACCTGAAATTAGCATATTTCGGCCAGACAAATATAAACCGTTTGAACCTCCGGAAAACCGTGGAAGAAGAGATAATGGACGTGCACCCCGAGCATCACAGGGGCGCAGCCCGCAGTATATGCGGGGCCATGATGTTTCCCGGGGACCAGGCCCTGAAAAAGCTGGGTGTTCTTTCCGGTGGTGAAAAGAGCCGGGTCCTGCTCGGTAAACTGCTTGTTACCCCTGCCAATATGCTGCTGCTGGATGAGCCCACCAACCACCTTGATATGGAGTCTACCGATTCACTCCTTGAGGCGATCGATGAATTCAGGGGCGCTGTAGTCATTGTTACGCACAGTGAGATGATCCTCCATGCGCTGGCAACACGGCTTATTGTCTTTGATGACGGAAAGGTGACCATATTTGAAGGTACATACAAGGAATTCCTGGACCGTGTGGGGTGGAAAAATGAAGACCCTTCCCCCCGGCCGGCAACTTCAGAGACCGGTCGTGCAAGGCAATCCGGAAACAGAAAACACCTGCGGCGTATCCGGGCCGGATTGATTAATGAGAGGTCGAGAACCCTGGGAGCGCTGCAGCGGAAGATCAACGAGATTGAAGGTGAGATAGTAAGGCTGGAAGAAAAGACAGAGCAGGATAACAGTGACCTTATAAATGCCTCTGTTGCAGGTGACGCTGAAACCATCAGGAGACTCTCAAAGGCCCTCCATGACTCAAAGTCAGAGATTGAATCACTCTTTTCTGCACTGGAATCCCTGCATAGCGATCTTGACAGCAGGACAAGGGAGTTTGAGGAGAAGCTCAATACTGTGGAAATATAG
- a CDS encoding HU family DNA-binding protein: MNKGELIEKVASVTESSKAVAAKAVSAVFDTISKTLKKGENVTIVGFGTFSVVKQKARKGRNPITGESIKIKARKSPKFKAGKGLKEIIAGKKK, from the coding sequence ATGAACAAAGGCGAATTAATTGAAAAGGTTGCATCTGTCACAGAGTCATCAAAGGCTGTAGCTGCAAAAGCAGTAAGCGCTGTATTCGACACAATATCAAAGACCCTCAAGAAAGGCGAAAACGTCACTATTGTCGGGTTCGGCACCTTCAGCGTGGTTAAACAGAAGGCAAGAAAGGGAAGAAATCCGATAACAGGTGAGAGCATAAAGATAAAAGCCAGGAAGAGCCCCAAGTTTAAGGCCGGTAAAGGACTTAAAGAAATTATTGCCGGAAAGAAAAAATAA
- a CDS encoding glutamate-5-semialdehyde dehydrogenase: protein MDIHDFVLQKALEAREGARALLKATAAQKNSALLKMAEAIVKNSDILKKENSKDIDFARDKGLSSALIDRLTLTDKRITEMAEGLRDVAALPDPVGEVTKMWQRPNGMTVGKMRVPIGVIGIIYESRPNVTADATGLCLKAGNAVLLRGGSEAINANLAIVNILREVASSEGIHEGAITFIDTPDREAVMEMLKLEGIVDLIIPRGGEGLIRTVTENSRIPVLKHYKGICHVFVDRDADLRMAEDICFNSKVQRPGTCNAMETMLVDEAAAGEFLPAILTRFRDAGVKIKGCARTARIFPGIEEATEEDFHREYLELIVNVRVVKDMDEAMEHIAKYSSAHTDTIVTENYHRAMRFLREVDSSAVMINASTRLNDGGQFGLGAEIGISTDKIHARGPMGLEELTCTKFIVLGSGQLRT from the coding sequence ATGGATATACACGATTTCGTTCTTCAAAAGGCCCTTGAGGCAAGAGAAGGTGCAAGGGCACTGCTCAAGGCCACTGCAGCACAGAAAAACAGTGCGCTGCTGAAGATGGCTGAGGCCATTGTCAAAAACAGTGACATTCTCAAAAAAGAAAACAGCAAGGACATAGATTTTGCAAGGGATAAGGGGTTGAGTTCAGCACTGATCGACAGGCTGACCCTGACAGATAAGAGGATCACTGAAATGGCAGAGGGACTCAGGGATGTGGCTGCCCTGCCTGACCCTGTCGGCGAGGTCACAAAAATGTGGCAGAGACCAAACGGGATGACGGTCGGAAAGATGAGGGTCCCCATCGGCGTTATCGGCATAATCTATGAATCAAGACCCAACGTCACAGCAGATGCCACAGGCCTCTGCCTGAAAGCCGGAAATGCCGTGCTGCTCAGGGGCGGCTCAGAGGCAATCAATGCAAACCTGGCAATTGTTAATATTCTCAGGGAGGTTGCCTCCTCAGAGGGCATACATGAAGGTGCAATCACCTTTATTGACACACCTGACAGAGAAGCCGTAATGGAGATGCTCAAATTAGAGGGTATCGTTGACCTCATCATCCCCAGGGGAGGCGAAGGTCTCATCCGCACTGTTACGGAGAACTCCAGGATCCCTGTCCTGAAACACTACAAGGGGATCTGCCACGTCTTTGTCGACAGGGATGCTGACCTCAGGATGGCTGAGGATATATGCTTTAATTCAAAGGTACAGAGGCCCGGCACCTGCAATGCCATGGAGACCATGCTTGTGGATGAGGCAGCTGCAGGAGAGTTCCTCCCCGCAATCCTCACCAGGTTCAGGGATGCAGGCGTAAAGATAAAGGGTTGCGCAAGGACTGCCCGGATATTCCCGGGAATAGAGGAGGCAACAGAGGAGGACTTTCACAGGGAATACCTTGAATTAATCGTGAATGTCAGGGTCGTAAAGGATATGGATGAGGCGATGGAGCACATAGCAAAATACAGCTCTGCCCATACGGATACAATTGTGACGGAAAACTACCACAGGGCCATGCGATTCCTTCGCGAAGTGGACTCCTCGGCAGTAATGATAAATGCCTCCACAAGGCTGAACGACGGTGGCCAGTTCGGTCTTGGAGCAGAGATCGGTATCTCCACTGACAAGATCCATGCACGCGGCCCCATGGGACTTGAAGAGCTCACGTGCACCAAGTTTATAGTCCTTGGCAGTGGACAGTTGCGGACATAG
- the dinB gene encoding DNA polymerase IV, with protein sequence MRIILLVDMDAFFASVEQQSNPALRGKPIGVTGAGHRTVITTSSYEARKFGVKTGMNIYEAKALCPQLILVIGNNDKYTHICATLEKVYLKYTPLVEIYSIDEAFLDITDSHHLFGGPIETGRKIKAEIKERFGINSTIGIGPNKLIAKLASDISKPDGLRWIKAEETGNLLKDLPTEKLWGIGRKTSEKLKTLGIRTCGELGRAPAGLLRSHFGIIGEKLKALGMGMDSTPVYADSDKDSGNHEEIKSIGHSMTLPQDLSVRAEITPRILQLSEKVGSRARRHGFMGRTIGLVIRYRSFETFTRQRRINSPTNDTHRIFHSAMDILNSVRLREPVRLLGITLSGLEQVNNQMTIFNEQNRRAELLDVMDRLNRKYGPSTLTWAACIHNPLHKGVISPAWRPSGAHRSL encoded by the coding sequence ATGAGGATAATACTGCTTGTAGATATGGATGCCTTCTTTGCCTCTGTTGAACAACAGAGCAACCCGGCCCTGAGAGGCAAACCAATAGGCGTAACAGGTGCCGGTCACAGGACCGTCATCACCACCTCATCATATGAGGCAAGGAAATTCGGGGTAAAGACAGGGATGAACATTTACGAGGCAAAGGCCCTATGCCCCCAACTCATACTGGTTATCGGGAATAACGACAAATATACTCACATATGTGCAACACTGGAAAAAGTCTATCTTAAATACACCCCCCTTGTTGAGATATACTCAATAGACGAGGCATTCCTGGATATAACAGACTCTCATCACCTCTTCGGGGGGCCCATTGAGACAGGCAGAAAGATAAAGGCTGAGATAAAGGAAAGATTCGGCATCAACTCCACCATCGGCATAGGTCCAAACAAGTTGATAGCCAAACTCGCCTCAGACATCTCCAAGCCCGACGGACTCAGATGGATCAAGGCTGAAGAGACAGGGAACCTGCTTAAAGACCTTCCGACAGAAAAACTCTGGGGTATAGGCAGAAAGACATCCGAAAAACTGAAGACCCTGGGCATAAGGACATGCGGAGAACTCGGAAGGGCCCCTGCAGGGCTGCTGAGGAGTCATTTCGGTATTATCGGTGAAAAGCTCAAGGCCTTGGGCATGGGAATGGATTCCACCCCTGTTTATGCTGATTCAGATAAAGACAGTGGCAACCACGAAGAGATAAAATCCATAGGCCACAGCATGACCCTGCCGCAGGACCTGTCAGTACGTGCAGAAATAACACCCAGGATACTGCAACTTTCCGAAAAGGTGGGCTCAAGGGCAAGGAGGCATGGATTTATGGGGAGGACCATTGGTCTGGTGATAAGGTACCGGAGCTTTGAAACCTTTACAAGGCAGCGCAGGATCAACTCCCCTACCAACGACACCCACAGGATATTCCACTCGGCCATGGATATATTAAACTCTGTAAGGCTGAGAGAGCCCGTGCGTCTGCTCGGGATAACCCTGTCCGGCCTTGAGCAGGTCAACAACCAGATGACAATATTTAATGAGCAGAACAGGAGGGCCGAACTGCTTGATGTAATGGACAGGTTAAACCGGAAATACGGCCCATCCACCCTTACCTGGGCAGCCTGCATCCACAACCCCCTCCATAAAGGGGTAATCTCCCCCGCATGGAGACCTTCGGGAGCACACAGAAGCCTGTAA
- a CDS encoding MerR family transcriptional regulator yields MIKPRERKSAGTQNIPEKLFYKIGEVGRLTGIEPYVLRYWESEFPFLRPRKSSSGQRLYIKKDIESILEIKRLLYKERYTIEGVKKRFSEPHLRLVKPEGEDSRTRLEETISRIKARLREIINQL; encoded by the coding sequence ATGATTAAGCCCAGGGAAAGAAAGAGCGCGGGAACACAGAATATCCCTGAAAAGCTCTTTTATAAAATTGGAGAAGTCGGCAGGCTTACAGGCATAGAGCCTTATGTCCTGAGATACTGGGAGAGCGAGTTCCCCTTTCTAAGGCCGAGGAAGAGCAGTTCGGGCCAGAGACTGTATATAAAAAAAGATATTGAGAGCATCCTTGAGATAAAAAGATTACTTTATAAAGAGAGATATACGATAGAAGGAGTAAAAAAAAGGTTTTCAGAGCCCCACCTCCGGTTGGTCAAACCGGAAGGTGAAGACAGCAGAACCAGACTGGAAGAGACCATTTCAAGGATCAAGGCCCGTCTAAGAGAGATAATCAATCAGTTATAA
- a CDS encoding integration host factor subunit alpha codes for MTRAELAKIIFEKVGLPKKEAQDIIEIILDTMKQTLAEGESVKITGFGTFNVRKKTPRRGRNPQTGEEMEISARRVITFKPSNILKSTIGKQND; via the coding sequence ATGACAAGGGCTGAACTGGCAAAAATAATCTTTGAAAAAGTTGGACTTCCCAAAAAGGAAGCCCAGGACATAATAGAAATAATCCTCGACACCATGAAGCAGACCCTTGCCGAAGGAGAGTCGGTAAAGATAACCGGGTTTGGCACGTTTAATGTCAGGAAAAAGACACCTCGGAGGGGCAGGAATCCCCAGACAGGTGAGGAGATGGAGATAAGCGCAAGGCGGGTTATCACTTTTAAACCGAGCAATATCCTTAAATCCACGATAGGTAAACAGAATGATTAA
- a CDS encoding inositol monophosphatase family protein, which translates to MTEILGIEYLREIGARLRAVIPQLRFSATVREPLEVGASGDKTFQIDRVAEDTVVSALKELRRPLTIVSEEMGMLDIDGGGDRVLIDPIDGSKNAVSGLPMFCTSIAVAAGETVKEIYLSYIINLLSGDEFWAEKGRGAYWNGQRLRAQTDDKVRVVIYETQNPGRDIPKILPLLSLSNRTRCFGSTALDLAFVSSGAVSIYANPSPSRSFDFAGGLLLVREAGGIITDTRGEDIDGVELSIKKSTPLLVSGNEMLHEKALETLSKSQKDRNG; encoded by the coding sequence ATGACAGAGATATTAGGAATAGAATACTTGAGGGAGATTGGGGCAAGGCTCAGGGCTGTTATCCCCCAGCTGAGGTTTTCAGCCACTGTCAGGGAGCCCCTTGAGGTGGGGGCTTCAGGGGATAAGACCTTTCAGATTGACAGGGTGGCTGAGGATACGGTGGTCTCAGCCCTGAAAGAGCTCAGGAGACCGTTGACTATAGTTTCTGAAGAGATGGGCATGCTGGATATTGACGGAGGTGGTGACAGGGTCCTGATAGACCCTATTGACGGCAGCAAGAATGCCGTCTCGGGTCTTCCCATGTTCTGCACCTCTATAGCTGTTGCAGCAGGGGAGACAGTGAAGGAAATATACCTTTCCTATATCATTAATCTTCTCAGTGGTGATGAATTCTGGGCTGAGAAGGGGAGGGGGGCTTACTGGAACGGGCAGAGGCTAAGGGCCCAGACAGATGATAAAGTCAGGGTGGTTATTTATGAAACGCAGAATCCGGGTAGGGACATCCCGAAGATCCTGCCGCTTCTCTCCCTTTCAAACAGGACCCGGTGTTTCGGTTCTACCGCCCTTGACCTTGCCTTTGTTTCATCAGGTGCTGTAAGTATTTATGCAAACCCCTCGCCTTCAAGGAGCTTTGATTTTGCAGGAGGGCTGCTCCTTGTGAGAGAGGCAGGCGGCATAATAACTGATACAAGGGGTGAGGATATTGACGGTGTTGAGCTTTCAATAAAGAAATCTACCCCCTTGCTCGTCTCGGGTAATGAGATGCTCCATGAAAAGGCATTAGAGACACTTTCAAAATCTCAAAAAGACAGGAACGGATAG